A stretch of DNA from Piliocolobus tephrosceles isolate RC106 chromosome 21, ASM277652v3, whole genome shotgun sequence:
TTTTTGCCCCTCGCACCCACCATATACTAAAGCAGCCTCAGCATCTCCGCTAAAACCTGCTCTTTCTCCCAGGTCCCCGTCTCAGGGATAATTGGCCACTCCATGGGCCCTTCCCTAGCCGCATTCCTCCAGTCTGTGAGGCCTATGGCCTGTCCACCTGGCTTCTGAGTGTCCCCGCACCCACCCCTCCTCCCTTACACAGCTCAGCCCAGACCCATCGTCTCCCTCTTcattcctgccccagcctcccacagGCACCCAGCCTCAGTCCCCCATCTGCTCCACCTCTCTAGAGCAACTCGGGGAATCATCCTAAAACCCAAACCTAACCATGACCCTCTCCTACTCTAAACCCTTCCATGGCTCTCTAGGGTCCTCAGGAAAGAGACCAGGTTCCCTTGCTTGTCATTTAAGGACACTAAGGGGTGCTTGTGCCCACCCCTctgtcctccttccctctttccctccataCGGTTCACAGTAAACTGCTTGTCAGAAGCTGGTGGCCAGCATGCTTTTCCATCTCCAGGCCTTTGTACACAGCTGCTCCCACCTGGCATGCCCTCTCCATGCCTTTTCTACTTGTCTACTGTTGGGACCCGGCTCAAATGCCCCAgccctttttaaaatgtttatttttgtagagatggggtcttgctatgatggccaggctggtctcaaactcctggcctcaagcgatcttcccaccttggccctaccaaggtgctgggattataggactgagtcactgcacccggcctctttctcttttctttcttttctttttcttagagacggggtctcactctgtcccccaggctggagtgcagcagtggcatcataactcactgcagcctcaaactcctggcctcaagtgatccttccacctcagcctctggagtagccgggatcacaggcgtgcaccaccacatccagctaatttttagattttgtggttgttgttgagataaggtctcactgtgttgcccaggctagtctcaaactcctagcctcaagcgatcctccttcctcagccttccaaagtgctgggcgtataggcgtgagccaccacactcagcctgaaATCTCTTTTGAAGTTGTATTATGatgatcaccattttacagataaggaaaagaaatcagagaggtaGGGTGACTGCCCAAGGACACAGGCCAGATAAGGCTAAGTTGGGATTTGAGCTCAACAAGGATGATTCCAGGGCCCAGGGCACAACATACAATTAGCACAACATACAAATGCGGACAGCTCTTACAATGGTGTCAGGGTTACGGGCAGCACCTCCGTGCCATTCAGATCTGGGCTCGGGTCCTATGTCTGTTTCCTGCCTGCCAGGCTGCTGAGGAAGAGTCTACTGCCTAGGCCTACACCAGGGTTCCCTCCATGGGTCCTGCTCCCTGGAGACACCTGAGAAAAATGAGTCAGGTACAACTTCTTCCCACCTATTTCTCATAGTTCAGGTCTTAGTTCGAtgtcccttcctccaggaagtcctccctGACCTTCTAGACTGGATTGGGCCTAGTCCCTGTGCTTCTCCGACTTCAGCCCTGACCACTCTGCCTGTGCTTTTATCACCTCACCTCCTCCATTAAAGTCCTGCCCATTTTGGGCCATCACTGTCTGGGGACAGGTCTGTCCACCTCACTGGACTGCAAGCTCCATAAGGGCAGTTCTCCACCCCCAACTCTATCTCCAGCACTGTCTAGCACAGGGCCAGCACACAGGAGGGGCTTAGGGGTGAATTCGTCTATTCTTCCCATTTGGCAGCTGAGGAAATCAGGGCTCAGAGACGGTCAGTCACTTGTCCAGGGTGTAGTGACCAATCTGGTGCCTGAAATGAGGTCCGAGGCCAGAGCCCGGTAGAATCAGCAATTGACGAGTGGTCAATTGAGAGACACAGACAGAAcatgaaagagaatgagaaacagagacagcaagagggaaagacagagacagCGAGAATGCCAGAGAGCCAGAGAGACACAGTGTAAAGAGGATGAGAGAGAGGACGGAGAACAAGGTCATGTTGGTGCCCAGTGCAGCCCGGGACATGGGGACAGGGAGTGCCGCCCCTCACATCCCAGCCAGATGCTGGGAAACAAAGGAGAGACGGTGGGCGGCAAGGCCTCAGGATCGCCTGCTGTGCTCACAGACATTCCTGTACAGCCAGCTCTGGTCGTCTGGGCCCCtcagtcccaggccaggcacacCCAAGGCTGGCAGGGCCtaccccagctacctggggatGGAAGCGTAGTCGGTGTGGGAGCTGGCAGAGAGTTGCTGGTGCGACCCCGGCTGGGGGCCCAGGATGTCCACCCGATCGTCCTCATCCTCGTTGAagctggcagggcacggtggggGCAGCAGGATGAGCTCCGTGAGGCCGTGGAGGTCGGACACGTGGCGGAAGGTCTGTAGCACCAGCACCATGGCCACCAGGCCCACGAAGAGGTAGACTGTGGAGGCGGAGGAGGGGCATAGGTCATCCTGGGGCTCAGATCTTCCTGGCGGGGCCGTGGTTCTACTGGACCCTGCGGGGTGGGATTGGATCCCTTTTGGAAGTCCCAGAGTGGGACTGTGTGCCTTTAACTCCCCCAGGGACAGGGCTAGGTCCTCCTCAAAGCCCCGCCCTAGCTGCCCAGCTCACCTGTGACCAGCACCTTGTAGAGGGCCCGGTAGGGCTGGCCAGGGGCCTCCCCGGGCACGTAGTCACCCAGGCCAATGGTGGACAGAGAGATAAAGCAGAAGTAGAAGGCATCCAGGAAGCTCCAGGCCTCCTCGAGGTGGGCGAAGATCGCAGCTGGCACCAGAAAGCAGATGGTCACTATGACCCCCAGCAGGGCCACCAAGTGCCAGCAGGCCGCCCGCCGGGGGTCCCAGCCCCAACGCATGCTCAGCCAAGACAGGGGCGCGTGAGTCAGCAGCAGCGACAGGCGCTGGGCCGACGCGGTCAGCAGCAGCATAGTGGTCGGCACACCCAGGAGTGCGAAGGCAATGGAGAAGGCCTTGCCCGCGTCAGTCAGTGGCGTTGTGTACCCATAGCCTAGGGAAATAAAGAGAGTAAAGGggaaatcttttttgttttagagatggggggatcactctgtcacccaggctggagtgcagtggtgccatcatagctcactgcagtcttgaactcctagacccaagtgatcctcccacctcagcctcccaagtagctgggactacaggcactgtcCAGCACGCCCagttgattttaaatgtttttgtagagatggggtcctactctgttgcccaggctagtcttgagctcctgggctctagtgatcctcctgcctttaccTTCCaaggtgttggaattacagatctAACCCCCAGGACCCAGTCAGGGAAAATCCTTCTGCCCATTCAACACCTCCACCGAGATATCTGTGGACACACACACCTAGACCTGATTTCATCCCAAACCTGCCTCTCCCCACATTCCTTCCTGTCCCAGGTGATGGCACCTCTGTCCTTCGACGTTCAGGCCAAGAGCCTTGCCTTCATCCCTGACGCCCTCATCACTCATGCCACACTCCATCTGTCAGTGAAGCCTATTATCTCAACCTTCAAATAGGCCCAGAACCCACTTACTTCTCCCCCACCCAGTCCCATGGCCCCCACCCTGGTCCTGTCCACCACAGCAGCCTCCTCCTGGGtctcccttccccaaccccagcccctaCAATCTGTTCAGCCAGCAGAGCCTGCCAACACCTGAGTTCAGTcatgcccctgccctgcccagagCCCCTCTGTGGCCCCATCTCACTCAGGTAAAAGGAAAGAGTCCTCATCATGACCCGTGAAGCCCCACAGGGTCCACCAGGGCAGCACGCTCCCACCCCACGGCCATTGCACCGGCTGTTCCTTCCCCAAAGAATGCTCCCCTCTGTCCTCTCCAGGTCTTCTTCATCcagatgtcaccttctcagtgaggccttccctTGACCACCGTAAATGGTAACATCCTCTTACCCAACGCTTTTTTTTCCCATAGCACTTAATACCTTCTAGCATGCTCTATGGTTTACCGTCTTCTCATAGGCTGCCAGTTCAGCAAAGCAGGAGGTTCTGTGTGTTTCACCACTGCTGTGTGCACTCGATTAGTACTTGTCAAAACAAAGAATGAAGGGTGCAGGCTCTTGCCTGGCTCTGAGCTTCGGTTTGCCCTATTCTAAAATGGGTGAGacaatgggccaggcgcggtggctcacacctgtaatcccaggactgtgGGAAGCCAAGAgagcaggtcacctgaggtcaggagttcgagaccagcctggccaacatggtgaaactctgtctataccaagaagtacaaaaattagctgggtattgtggcatatgcctgtaatcccagttacttgggggctgaggtgggggaatcgcttaatgccaggaggcagaggttgcagtgagccaagattgcaccactgtgctccagagtgagaccctgtctcaaaaaataaaaataaaaaaggaaaataggtgTGACAAGCCCCCCTGGGCTCCCAAAGGACTGTGGGAACACAATAAGCTCGGTGTGGGTATGAATTCTGTAAGCAGAAATATCATCAAGGGGAATTCAGGTGTCGGTGGGACTGACTCACTTTGGCAAAgtgtaatttgtttatttttgagacggagtttcgctcttgttgcccaggctggagtgcaatgggccaatcttggctcactgcaacctccgcctcccaggttcaagtgattctcctgcctcagcctcccgagtagctgggactacaggcatgtgccaccacgcccagctaattttgtatttttagtattttggccaggctggtctcaaactcctgacctcaggtgatccgcctgcctcggcctcccaaagtgctaggattacaggtgtgagccaccacgcccagccccgtttttttatatactcaaaagaacCTAAAGCAGGGTTTCAAAgggatatctatatctatatacccatgttcataacagcattattcacaataactaaacCTCGGAAGCAACACATTTCCATCTACGGattaatgaataagtaaaatgtggtTTATACATACAGTGGGATGTTAtgtagccttaaaaaggaaggaaattctgacacatggtacaacatagatgaacctaaacgacattatgctcagtgaaacaAACCAGTCATGAAAGGACAGACACTGTATTATTCTATACAAAGTAGTCAGTCAacttcagagacagaaagtagaatggtggttgccaggggctagggaaAGGGGCGAATGGGCAATTAGGGTTTAATGGGTTTtttcagttctgcaagatgaaaagagttccagaggctgggcgccagggctcatgcctgtaatcccagcactttgggaggcctaggcgggcagattatgaggtcaggagttcaagaccagcctgaccaatatggtgaaaccccgtctctactaaaactgcaaaaattagctgggcgtggtggcttgcgcctgtagtcccagctactagggaggctgagtcagaagaatcactttaacccgggaggcggaggttacagtgagccgagattgtgccactgcattccagtctgtgacagagcaagactccatctcaaaaaaaaaaaaaaaagttttagagatggatggtggtggagAGTGATTTGACTTGAGCAATAACTCCATCTCCCATCTCCCATGTGGCATGGCCAGCCccgtatctattaaaaaaaaaaaaagatgaaggtgATGATGgtaacaatatgaatgtacttaatgtcaccgAACTGTACCCTTAAAAATGactaagatggtacattttatgttatttatattttactacaataaaaaaattgggaaaagaaATGATTCCAGCTGGGcaatagtggttcacacctgtaatcccagccctctgggaggctgaggtgggaggatcacttgagcccaggaatttgagaccagcctgggcaacgtaggaagaccctatctctactttaaaaataataataataataaaaaggctcCCTCTGGTTTTAGCTGGATACATGGCCTTTTGAAATAAGGACATTCCCTCCCCACTTGCAGAGCCAGGTGTGGTTCTGCAACTAATTTCTGGTCACGGAGGTATTCATGAAAGAGTGAGGCAACTTCCAGGAAGGGTCCTTAAGGAGCGAGGGATGCCagtctcccttctttcctccctcctcttgCTGGCTGGAGCACAGACATGGAGGCTGGAGCTACACAGCCATCTTGGACCAACCTTGGGAATGGAAGTTGCGCAGAGGAGTTAGGCAGGAACACCAGGGTTTTGCTGAGAAGGAGCCCTAGGTCTCTGACCATGCAGTACCACTTGGACTGACTACCTGGAATGTGAACAAGAAATACACTTCTTATTTAAGCAACTGTAATTTGAGGTGTATCACGTATGACTCCAACCCTTATTAATACAAGGGTTTTTGATGGGGAAACTCCAGCAGCCTGGCaggtttgcaaatgacatgaaatCCTTATAAataggccgggtgaggtggctcattcctataatcccagcactttcggaggctgaggtgggaggattacttgagcccaggagttcaacaccagcctgggtaacataggaagacactatctctataaaaaataataataattttaaaaagggaaatctTTATAAATAGACAAATCAAAGAGTTTGAAAAGCATGGGGCCTGTGAGCCTCAAGTAACTATTTAAAAGAGCTGAGTCCAAAACAGTGTTTTGCCATTTACTCCCTGCATGACTTTGGCCAAATGACTgctcccctctgagcctcagttctctATTCTACAAAAATGGGCTCGTTAAGCAGTCTTCCTGACTggccaaggtggctcacacctgtaattccagcactttgggaggccaaggcaggagaaccgcttgagcctaggaggatttcgagaccagcctgggcaacctagggagacaaccttctacaaaaaaaaaaaaaaaaaaaaaaaaattagctgggcgcagtgacatgcacctgtggttccaactactcaggaggctgaggtgggaggctcacttaagcccaggaggtcaaggctacagtgagctatgactgcaccactgcactctagcctgggtgacagagcgagaccctgtctcaaaaacaacaaacaggccgggcgcggtggcttaagcctgtaatcccagcactttgggaggccgagacgggtggatcacgaggtcacgagatcgagaccatcctggctaacatggtgaaaccccgtctctactaaaaaatacaaaaaactagccgggcgaggtggcgggcgcctgtagtccccagctactcgggaggctgaggcaggagaatggcgtaaacccgggaggcggagcttgcagtgagctgagatccggccactgcactccagcccgggcgacagagcgagactccgtctcaaaaaaaaacaaaaaacaaaaaacaaaaaaaaaaacaacaacaaacaatccCTTCCTCAAATGTGGTAGTAATCCTACCAGGTTGGGATAGGGCATAGCACCTAGCAAGAGCGTGGAAAGAGTTACAAGGATTGTAATGCTTACTTCCTCTCTCCGATTCCCAGTTTCGGGTAGGACTACCCGcttcctcctgcctcaagtgCAGCAAGGCTGCCCAGATCAATTCCAGGGCCAAGACTTGGGCCTATGACCAAACGAAGGGCACTGTGGGAAGAGGTCTCTCTGAATCACGTTTAAttggttttccatttctccaGATGTATTCAAGGCTTCGCCCACAATGAAAACAGTCAACATTAACTCAGTAAACACCAGTTATTACCAGTGCTTCACATGGACAGACTCCCTCCTTGACCACACTTCAGTCTGACTCCTAAGTCCTTAAGTAGgcccagttttagcaagaatcctacAAGCCACCCGCCCGGATATCTGATCAAATTCCTCATCCaccactcttttttgtttgtttgtttgtttatttgtttgttttttgagatggagtctcgctgtcgcccaggctggagtgcagtggccggatctcggctcactgcaagctccgcctcctgggttcacgccattctcctgcctcagcctcccaagtaactgggactacaggcgcccaccacctcacccagctagtttttttgtattttttttttttttagtagagacagggtttcactgtgttagtcaggacggtctcgatctcctgacctcgtgatccgcccgtctcaccctccctaagtgctaggattacaggcttgagccaccgtgcccggcctgtttgtttcttttgagacagagtcttgctctaaggcccaggctggagtgcaggggcgagatctcggctcactgcaacctttgcctcccaggttcaagtgatcctcctgcctcagcctcccaagtagctgggattacagccacacactaccacgcctggctaatttttgtatttttagtagacggggtttcaccatgttggccaggctggtctcaaactcctaacctcaggtgatctgcccacctcggccttccaaagtgctgggattacaggcatgagccactgcacctggccctcatcTAGCCCCTCTTGATATCTAAGTCCTTGGCCTGTCTTTAGCAAGAATCTTGTTAAGCTGAGTTTAGCAAGAATCCCCCTACCCCAGTGTCTCTCCTCTTAGTATTCTTCTAGCCACTGACTCCCTTATTCTACTTGTTAGCCATAAATCTCCAGCTGTGTTTGCTATATTCAGTCTCTCTGCCTTTGCAATGGTCTCTCCTCTACCACAA
This window harbors:
- the KCNK6 gene encoding potassium channel subfamily K member 6; its protein translation is MRRGALLAGALAVYVAYLVLGALLVARLEGPHEAQLRAELETLRAQLLQRSPCVAAPALDAFVERVLAAGRLGRVVLANASGSANASDPAWDFASALFFASTLVTTVGYGYTTPLTDAGKAFSIAFALLGVPTTMLLLTASAQRLSLLLTHAPLSWLSMRWGWDPRRAACWHLVALLGVIVTICFLVPAAIFAHLEEAWSFLDAFYFCFISLSTIGLGDYVPGEAPGQPYRALYKVLVTVYLFVGLVAMVLVLQTFRHVSDLHGLTELILLPPPCPASFNEDEDDRVDILGPQPGSHQQLSASSHTDYASIPR